The following proteins come from a genomic window of Peptococcaceae bacterium:
- a CDS encoding Ger(x)C family spore germination protein, with amino-acid sequence MRSNSAKMFLVFFCLCLFLLPGCWGARETDELAYILTLGIDKGTENVINVTFQMALPRGKEEKGSGGEGGGEKEKTTEIISVEAASLFGALQLASAFSAREPTLIHNRTVIVSGDIAREGLARYINPLLRSREIRRNTFIVVTPGKARDFIEKNKPPSEKNPSRQFELAFEAADYAGFMMNSIINEFSENMKSPGREAVTALVNVNEGRKGRENGRSVEEKAGREVACLPGEIAREGGNKIDIIGLAAFRGDRLAGYLNGSETRYYQMASGKFRSAIITFPDPEKPGEDIIVMRLRKGRNPVVRVDLSGPVPLIDENIILEGEILSIQSGINYELGEKERQLQRYLEDYITREITKVIEKTQKEFKSDIFGFGNYTRRFFWTWQDWQDYRWLDKYPEAKVKVRTNLKIRRPGLMIRTIPVKGSLEGENSW; translated from the coding sequence ATGAGAAGTAACAGCGCTAAAATGTTTCTCGTTTTCTTTTGCCTATGCCTTTTTCTGCTTCCGGGCTGCTGGGGGGCCAGGGAAACGGACGAACTGGCCTATATTCTCACCCTGGGCATTGACAAGGGGACGGAAAATGTTATTAACGTGACCTTCCAGATGGCTCTTCCCAGGGGCAAAGAGGAAAAAGGAAGCGGAGGAGAAGGGGGGGGAGAGAAGGAAAAGACCACGGAAATAATATCGGTGGAAGCCGCTTCCCTTTTCGGCGCGCTCCAGCTTGCCAGCGCTTTTAGCGCGCGGGAACCGACCTTGATTCACAACAGGACGGTTATCGTTTCCGGAGATATTGCCAGGGAAGGGCTGGCCAGGTATATCAACCCGCTTCTTCGCAGCCGGGAGATCCGCCGCAATACGTTCATCGTAGTTACCCCGGGGAAGGCGCGTGATTTTATCGAAAAAAACAAGCCGCCTTCGGAAAAAAACCCGTCCCGCCAGTTTGAACTGGCGTTTGAAGCAGCGGATTATGCCGGGTTTATGATGAACTCAATCATCAATGAATTCAGCGAGAATATGAAGTCGCCCGGCCGCGAAGCGGTGACAGCCCTGGTAAATGTGAACGAAGGCCGGAAAGGGCGGGAAAATGGTCGATCCGTTGAGGAGAAAGCTGGGCGCGAAGTGGCTTGCCTGCCGGGAGAAATTGCCCGAGAAGGAGGAAACAAAATTGACATCATAGGGCTGGCGGCCTTCAGGGGGGACCGGCTGGCAGGATATCTCAACGGTTCGGAAACCCGTTATTACCAGATGGCCAGCGGTAAATTCAGGAGCGCAATTATTACCTTTCCAGACCCCGAAAAACCCGGGGAGGACATAATTGTGATGAGGTTGAGAAAAGGGCGGAACCCTGTTGTTAGGGTGGACCTTAGCGGTCCGGTACCGCTGATAGATGAAAACATCATCCTGGAAGGCGAGATACTCAGCATCCAGAGCGGTATAAATTATGAACTTGGCGAAAAAGAAAGACAGCTCCAGAGATACCTGGAGGATTATATAACCAGGGAAATAACAAAAGTGATCGAAAAAACCCAAAAGGAGTTTAAAAGTGACATTTTTGGTTTTGGCAATTATACGCGCCGGTTTTTTTGGACATGGCAGGACTGGCAGGATTACCGCTGGCTGGACAAATACCCGGAAGCGAAAGTAAAGGTGAGAACGAACCTGAAAATACGGAGGCCGGGGTTGATGATCCGCACAATACCCGTTAAAGGTTCGCTGGAAGGAGAAAACAGCTGGTGA
- a CDS encoding class I SAM-dependent methyltransferase, translating to MVSKKGVQFAEKEQYVKGVFAAIAPVYDRMNVIMTFGLIKGWRRFVLDMCRLKPGGVVLDVGTGTGEMAFQVLQKVGPAGKVIGVDISEEMLSIARKKLRALYSRNGVSPPVFFKAGDALALPFPDGMFDCVVTAFTLRNVSSILLAVGEMARVCQKGGRVVCLEISEPVNPLLRTGFRLYFNRFIPLLGRLAGRGQRILGKSPAYTWLSQSLRDFPQGEEMAGIFSDAGLSNSRFHPLSGGMVTVYVGEKA from the coding sequence ATGGTTTCTAAAAAGGGAGTGCAGTTTGCGGAAAAGGAACAGTATGTAAAAGGGGTTTTTGCAGCCATAGCGCCTGTTTATGACCGGATGAACGTGATTATGACCTTTGGACTAATAAAAGGCTGGCGGAGATTCGTGCTGGACATGTGCCGGCTAAAACCCGGCGGGGTGGTGCTCGATGTCGGGACGGGGACGGGGGAAATGGCGTTTCAGGTACTACAAAAGGTCGGTCCTGCAGGAAAGGTGATTGGGGTTGATATTTCAGAAGAAATGCTTAGCATTGCCCGGAAAAAGCTACGGGCCCTGTACTCAAGAAACGGGGTCAGTCCTCCGGTTTTCTTCAAGGCCGGGGACGCCCTGGCGTTGCCGTTCCCAGACGGCATGTTCGACTGCGTGGTCACGGCGTTTACTCTCCGCAACGTATCCAGTATTTTGCTGGCTGTAGGCGAAATGGCTAGGGTCTGCCAAAAAGGAGGCAGGGTTGTTTGCCTGGAAATCTCGGAGCCTGTCAACCCACTGCTGAGGACAGGTTTCAGGCTGTATTTCAACCGCTTCATTCCGCTGCTCGGCCGGCTGGCGGGCAGGGGGCAAAGGATTTTGGGAAAGTCGCCCGCTTATACCTGGTTGTCCCAGTCACTGAGGGATTTCCCCCAAGGGGAGGAAATGGCCGGCATTTTCAGTGACGCGGGTTTGAGCAATAGCCGCTTCCACCCCCTGAGCGGGGGCATGGTCACGGTGTATGTGGGTGAAAAGGCTTAA
- a CDS encoding GntR family transcriptional regulator: MTKRVFTIKYLLEIPKSDENSNVGDFVYRTIRENIINWNIKPGVMISEKELSEQFRASRTPVREAFIKLGREGLVEILPQRGTVISKIDLGRVEEERFIRESLEVAVLNVAVERFPPERLPAFEENLKQQQECVENIDYKRFLKVDDEFHRIIFMGCNKELSWEVIQNISGHYKRIRAMTLWDRQVLEDLIRQHTAIFEAIRDKDLEKANSNLKKHLRKLIVEEKEMKAKYPEYFL, translated from the coding sequence ATGACTAAGAGGGTGTTCACTATTAAATACTTGCTTGAAATACCGAAATCTGACGAAAATTCAAATGTTGGCGACTTTGTCTATAGAACGATCAGAGAAAACATTATTAATTGGAACATAAAGCCCGGGGTAATGATCAGCGAAAAAGAGCTGTCTGAACAATTCCGCGCCAGCCGTACTCCAGTGAGGGAGGCGTTTATCAAGTTGGGGCGCGAGGGCCTGGTCGAGATACTGCCCCAAAGAGGCACGGTGATTTCCAAGATCGACTTGGGGCGCGTGGAAGAAGAAAGGTTTATCAGGGAAAGCCTCGAAGTTGCCGTGCTTAATGTGGCTGTGGAGAGGTTCCCCCCCGAGAGACTGCCGGCTTTTGAGGAAAACTTGAAACAACAACAAGAATGTGTAGAAAATATCGACTACAAGAGGTTCCTCAAGGTGGACGACGAATTCCACCGGATTATATTCATGGGCTGCAATAAGGAATTATCCTGGGAGGTTATCCAAAACATAAGCGGCCATTACAAACGCATCAGGGCGATGACTCTTTGGGACAGACAGGTGCTGGAGGATTTGATTAGACAGCACACCGCAATATTTGAAGCCATTCGTGACAAGGACCTCGAAAAAGCCAATTCTAATTTAAAAAAGCATCTCCGAAAATTAATTGTTGAAGAAAAAGAAATGAAAGCAAAGTATCCCGAGTATTTCCTTTGA
- a CDS encoding GGDEF domain-containing protein, producing MPLFLPKQGRCNIAFLRLMVCVLFLPCFLLMEAELPAADLYLAAFAFIYSGTLFLLPRVNDFLTAIIPLPLVADFAFITLFIMYNSRYVYALAGLYMLPVIALSFQARPFYSFFGALLAGSLYLAIAAYKGFPLPSFIVQVIVFFITAFFTQFLVNFVHNSYFQQANQDTLTKIHNRRYFNHILSRMVRTNVPFSLILLDIDNFKMLNDTQGHHHGDYVLKVIASILKECTRVSDVVARFGGDEFAIILPQSGKETAKNIAERIRNNVLINPKLLLYPHISLSLGIASFPEDASNEEDILKRADEALYRSKGMGKNYVSVYTPSQ from the coding sequence ATGCCTTTATTCCTCCCCAAACAAGGCCGCTGCAACATCGCTTTCCTCCGGTTGATGGTCTGTGTCTTGTTTCTGCCCTGCTTTTTATTGATGGAAGCCGAACTGCCTGCTGCCGACCTCTACCTCGCGGCTTTTGCCTTCATCTACAGCGGAACGCTTTTCCTTTTGCCGAGAGTCAATGATTTTCTCACCGCGATAATCCCTCTTCCCCTGGTGGCGGACTTTGCCTTCATCACCCTTTTTATCATGTACAACTCCAGGTATGTTTATGCCCTCGCCGGTTTGTACATGCTCCCCGTTATTGCTCTCTCTTTCCAGGCCAGACCGTTTTATTCGTTTTTCGGCGCATTGCTGGCCGGCTCTCTTTACCTGGCAATTGCCGCCTACAAAGGTTTCCCCCTGCCGTCTTTCATCGTCCAGGTGATCGTTTTTTTCATTACGGCGTTTTTTACCCAGTTCCTGGTTAACTTCGTTCACAACAGCTATTTCCAGCAGGCCAACCAGGACACCCTCACCAAGATCCACAACCGGCGTTACTTTAATCATATCCTGTCCAGGATGGTGCGGACCAATGTGCCATTTTCTTTGATTTTGCTGGATATTGACAACTTTAAAATGTTGAATGACACGCAGGGACATCACCACGGCGATTACGTGCTAAAAGTAATCGCCTCAATACTGAAGGAATGCACAAGGGTTTCCGACGTGGTGGCCCGTTTCGGCGGAGATGAATTCGCGATCATTCTCCCTCAATCCGGAAAAGAAACCGCCAAAAACATTGCCGAGCGGATACGAAACAATGTCCTGATCAACCCCAAGCTCCTGCTTTATCCCCACATCAGTTTATCCCTGGGCATAGCATCCTTTCCGGAAGACGCCTCAAACGAGGAGGATATACTCAAAAGGGCCGATGAAGCCCTGTATCGTTCAAAAGGCATGGGCAAAAACTACGTTTCCGTATACACGCCCAGCCAGTGA
- a CDS encoding spore germination protein: MPAQKKKNDAKNNSRDKNDQNGERPGLFKTLKKAAARWLVFQEEVPRENFILLDQKQGDKKQQHGNGQESSSGENHPRTRMNKKPRPIRRKNHNGKLNDPGEDEEGFYTNLLVDPQLRMNKKYIERIYSLPKNKDIIVRDFTIALDPPVQAFAVFIEGISDRVTVNESVLKPLMFLSGLKEKVEIMELAEYLKRHVVYGNQVDVQDKYEDIIEKINYGGTAVFLDGSPYCLTIETKGWEKRPVGKPVTEQVIRGPHEAFVETLRSNTGLLRKAIRNPHLITEHIKIGVRNKTDVAIMYLDNLVNPSLVEEVRRRINSIDTDYVSESGVLEQFIEDNPFMPVPQVISTERPDRVISFIMDGKVAILMDGNPNVLVVPTTFFSLLHSPEDYYLRVPYGNFIRLLRVVAMFIAFITPSFYVAITTFHQEMIPTDLILVIASSRETVPFPTIIEVFFMEFAFEMIREAGVRVPGVIGNTLGIVGALILGQAAVQAGIVSPILIIVVALTGLASFAIPNYSMSFAFRGVRFIFTALAAGFGFFGVSAGLFILLTSMTSMKSFGVPILSPIGPRTRAGPDIVLRGPVWSMEERPDFLNTRETRRQPDISRGWFKDNSKRREDGGGDNK, translated from the coding sequence ATGCCTGCCCAAAAGAAAAAAAACGACGCAAAGAATAACAGCCGGGATAAAAACGACCAAAACGGAGAAAGACCCGGGCTTTTCAAAACCCTAAAAAAAGCGGCAGCCCGCTGGCTGGTATTCCAGGAGGAAGTTCCCCGGGAAAATTTTATTTTACTGGACCAAAAGCAGGGCGACAAAAAACAGCAGCATGGGAACGGCCAGGAGAGCAGCAGCGGCGAAAACCATCCCAGGACCCGTATGAACAAAAAACCCAGGCCAATCAGGCGCAAAAACCATAATGGGAAATTAAACGACCCCGGGGAAGATGAGGAAGGTTTTTATACAAATTTGCTGGTTGATCCGCAGTTAAGAATGAATAAAAAATACATCGAGAGAATATACTCTCTCCCCAAGAATAAAGACATTATCGTGCGCGATTTCACCATTGCGCTGGACCCTCCCGTTCAGGCTTTTGCCGTGTTTATCGAAGGGATTTCCGACAGGGTAACGGTTAATGAAAGCGTGCTCAAACCGCTGATGTTCCTGTCGGGTCTCAAAGAAAAAGTGGAGATCATGGAACTGGCCGAATATCTAAAAAGGCATGTTGTTTATGGAAACCAGGTTGACGTCCAGGATAAATATGAAGATATTATCGAAAAAATCAATTATGGGGGTACGGCCGTTTTCCTGGATGGGTCTCCTTACTGTCTAACCATAGAAACAAAAGGTTGGGAAAAGCGTCCCGTGGGGAAACCTGTGACCGAGCAGGTCATACGCGGTCCCCACGAGGCCTTTGTCGAAACGCTGCGCAGCAACACCGGTCTGCTTCGCAAGGCTATCCGCAATCCCCACTTGATAACCGAGCACATTAAGATTGGGGTCAGGAACAAGACGGATGTTGCCATCATGTACCTGGACAACCTGGTCAATCCTTCCCTGGTGGAAGAAGTCAGGCGAAGGATAAATTCCATCGATACAGATTATGTAAGCGAATCGGGAGTTTTGGAGCAGTTTATAGAGGACAATCCCTTTATGCCTGTTCCCCAGGTTATATCCACCGAGCGGCCCGACCGGGTGATTTCTTTCATCATGGACGGGAAAGTGGCCATCCTGATGGACGGCAATCCCAACGTTCTTGTTGTTCCTACCACCTTTTTTTCCCTGCTCCACAGTCCCGAAGATTATTACCTGCGGGTGCCTTACGGCAATTTTATCCGCCTTTTGCGCGTAGTGGCCATGTTTATTGCCTTCATTACGCCCTCTTTCTACGTGGCCATAACCACGTTTCACCAGGAGATGATCCCCACCGACCTGATTCTGGTCATTGCTTCCTCCCGGGAAACGGTCCCGTTCCCCACGATTATCGAGGTGTTTTTTATGGAGTTTGCCTTTGAGATGATCAGGGAAGCCGGTGTGCGCGTGCCGGGGGTCATCGGCAACACCCTGGGCATTGTTGGCGCCCTGATCCTTGGGCAGGCCGCTGTGCAGGCGGGGATAGTCAGCCCGATCCTTATTATCGTCGTAGCCCTTACCGGTCTTGCTTCCTTTGCCATTCCCAACTATTCCATGTCCTTCGCTTTCCGTGGGGTGCGCTTCATTTTTACAGCCCTGGCCGCCGGTTTCGGTTTTTTTGGCGTCTCGGCTGGACTTTTTATTCTCCTAACTTCCATGACCAGCATGAAATCGTTCGGCGTGCCCATTCTCTCTCCCATTGGGCCCCGAACCAGGGCCGGCCCCGACATCGTGCTGCGCGGGCCAGTCTGGTCGATGGAGGAAAGACCCGACTTCCTCAATACCAGGGAAACAAGGAGACAGCCCGATATCAGCCGCGGCTGGTTCAAAGACAATTCGAAAAGACGGGAAGACGGGGGTGGGGACAATAAGTAA
- a CDS encoding spore germination protein, which produces MAMVMIYTGAKAFLGYPRLLADKCLNAGWMAALLGGLAAVVFWLAISALLARFPGKSIIEINEIILGPVLGLGLNALILAYLILSSSVFLRQFSESVIITALPESPLSSLTFLFLITVLVAAYLGLESISRNSYIALPFILVGVAAVLVSLYTFWDVKELFPVLGAGAGPVLAYGLLGASAYGEVLLLAILAPFFSFRIKTLRTVGLISIGVVMLYFAAITAVYLMVIPVPAAAEALSPFYQLSRTIYAGRYYQRLESVFVLFWTYTAFLQLAIGLITTTLAAQAAFKLPYYRPLLPALAVLFLSLALTPASLMENTVIEEYQLLCGGLFTLLVPSGVWALAALKGKAEKNEK; this is translated from the coding sequence ATGGCCATGGTGATGATATACACCGGGGCCAAGGCATTCCTGGGGTATCCCCGTCTTTTGGCCGATAAATGCCTCAATGCCGGGTGGATGGCTGCCCTGCTGGGCGGCCTGGCAGCAGTGGTTTTCTGGCTGGCGATTTCGGCGCTGCTGGCCCGTTTTCCGGGAAAATCAATCATCGAGATAAACGAAATAATCCTTGGCCCCGTCCTGGGACTGGGTCTGAACGCGCTTATCCTTGCTTATTTGATCCTGAGTTCGAGCGTTTTCTTACGCCAGTTCAGTGAATCGGTAATTATAACGGCCCTGCCGGAATCTCCCCTGAGCTCCTTAACCTTTCTCTTCCTTATTACTGTGCTGGTTGCCGCGTACCTTGGCCTGGAATCGATCAGCAGGAATTCTTACATAGCTTTGCCTTTTATCCTCGTGGGGGTTGCCGCAGTTCTGGTGTCGCTTTATACCTTTTGGGATGTGAAGGAGCTTTTTCCCGTGCTGGGAGCGGGAGCGGGGCCTGTCCTTGCTTATGGTCTGCTGGGCGCGTCCGCCTACGGGGAAGTGCTGCTTCTTGCCATCCTGGCGCCATTTTTTTCTTTCAGGATTAAGACCTTGAGGACAGTGGGATTAATCAGCATAGGTGTGGTGATGCTTTACTTCGCGGCCATAACCGCCGTTTACCTGATGGTCATTCCGGTACCGGCAGCAGCCGAAGCCCTTTCCCCGTTTTACCAGCTTTCGCGCACCATTTACGCGGGCCGTTATTACCAGCGCTTAGAATCTGTATTTGTTCTTTTTTGGACCTACACCGCATTTCTCCAGCTGGCGATAGGCCTAATAACCACTACCCTGGCAGCGCAGGCGGCCTTTAAGCTCCCTTATTACAGGCCCCTTCTTCCAGCCCTGGCCGTTCTTTTCCTCAGCCTGGCCCTGACTCCCGCCAGCCTGATGGAAAATACCGTTATTGAGGAATATCAACTGCTTTGCGGGGGGCTGTTTACCCTGCTTGTTCCTTCTGGCGTCTGGGCGCTGGCGGCATTAAAAGGGAAGGCTGAGAAAAATGAGAAGTAA
- the ubiA gene encoding putative 4-hydroxybenzoate polyprenyltransferase translates to MILKKIKLLGELIKYEHTVFALPFAYLGAILAQKAFPSWWQLFWITLAMAAARSAAMGLNRVIDRHLDAANPRTAGRHLPRGLVSVLEVKVFIAFSLVVFVYCVYVLSPRHLVYTPVIMLFLVGYSYTKRFTWLSHLILGATDGFAPLGGWIAVTRSMDPTAFLLGAVVAFWVAGFDIIYATLDLDFDREYGLYSLPLNFGLKNALLISRALHALSVLLLLFIFFFLGLGWWFLAGIAVMAVLLVYEHSIISPNDLSRVNTAFFNVNGLISILLLAFTAIDVLF, encoded by the coding sequence TTGATCCTGAAAAAGATTAAACTGCTGGGGGAACTCATCAAATATGAACACACGGTCTTTGCCCTGCCGTTTGCCTACCTGGGAGCCATCCTGGCCCAAAAGGCTTTTCCCTCCTGGTGGCAGTTATTCTGGATAACCCTGGCCATGGCCGCCGCCCGCAGCGCCGCCATGGGACTGAACAGGGTCATCGACAGGCACCTTGATGCGGCCAATCCGCGGACAGCCGGCCGGCACCTGCCGCGAGGCCTGGTCTCCGTGCTGGAGGTTAAAGTTTTCATTGCGTTTTCACTGGTAGTCTTTGTTTACTGCGTGTATGTACTCAGCCCCCGTCACCTTGTTTACACGCCGGTAATCATGCTTTTTCTCGTCGGCTATTCCTATACGAAGCGCTTTACCTGGCTGTCCCATCTCATCCTTGGGGCCACGGACGGGTTTGCTCCCCTGGGCGGCTGGATCGCCGTCACACGGTCGATGGACCCCACGGCTTTTCTCCTGGGAGCGGTTGTCGCTTTTTGGGTGGCCGGTTTTGACATCATCTACGCGACGCTGGACCTTGATTTCGACCGGGAATACGGCCTTTATTCCCTGCCGCTCAACTTTGGGTTGAAGAATGCCCTGCTCATATCCAGGGCCCTTCACGCCCTCAGCGTTCTCTTGCTTCTGTTTATCTTTTTCTTCTTAGGGCTGGGCTGGTGGTTCCTGGCAGGAATCGCGGTCATGGCGGTTCTTCTTGTTTATGAGCATTCCATCATTTCACCGAATGACTTAAGCAGGGTAAACACGGCCTTTTTCAACGTCAACGGGCTGATCAGCATTTTACTCCTGGCCTTCACGGCGATTGACGTTTTGTTCTAG
- a CDS encoding ferritin-like domain-containing protein, whose translation MNPVNLDDQNFTWLVLESYYGELEANQRYLKMADLAPSEEARRIVYMNAQDESRHAEAFEEIYEQLTGKEPPPDSTGMKTPQAGATFDELLQLQLFDEYADARKYKNMYLMTANPVYRDILFNAAQDELRHVLLDNYLLNY comes from the coding sequence ATGAATCCCGTGAATCTGGACGATCAAAATTTTACGTGGCTTGTCCTGGAATCATATTACGGTGAACTGGAAGCCAACCAGCGCTACCTGAAGATGGCTGACCTGGCCCCGTCGGAAGAGGCGAGGCGCATCGTTTATATGAATGCGCAGGATGAATCCCGTCATGCGGAAGCGTTTGAGGAAATCTACGAGCAGCTGACAGGAAAAGAGCCGCCGCCAGACAGTACAGGAATGAAGACGCCGCAGGCCGGGGCAACTTTTGACGAGCTTCTACAGCTCCAGCTTTTTGATGAATATGCCGATGCCCGCAAATACAAAAACATGTACCTGATGACGGCTAATCCTGTTTACCGCGATATTCTCTTCAACGCGGCCCAAGATGAGCTGCGCCATGTCTTGCTGGATAATTATTTATTAAATTATTAG
- a CDS encoding peptidoglycan-binding protein, translating into MQYIVQPGDTLYIIAQKFGVSVEALVQANNITNPDLIFTGQVLTIPKEIVPSPAPAPSPPTAVCPPLSRGSRGPFVRKLQTLLLNRGISPGPVDGIFGSGTEAAVKRFQAQAGLSVTGVVDVSTWTALGVNCGVIPPAPPVVPPVTPPQQHFCPILRLGAVGPAVRLLQRLLRERGFYRGPIDGDFGGRTQQAVREFQRRQGLAVTGVVNEATWEALGVECHKEPRPPAGTPIATTVARGIRHILYTDRRVYGRGEKVKITLVKTNVTDDEITLRYSTSQIIEITVTSGVGTVVWKYSEGRQFSQFTRIITIYPGGTQVINEEWNQRNNAGVQVPPGTYTITVENLATGASLSVQVTIR; encoded by the coding sequence GTGCAGTATATAGTTCAACCGGGGGATACTTTGTACATCATAGCCCAAAAGTTTGGTGTTTCTGTCGAGGCTCTTGTCCAGGCCAACAACATCACCAACCCAGATTTAATTTTCACCGGTCAGGTATTAACCATTCCGAAAGAAATTGTTCCTTCTCCCGCGCCTGCGCCTTCTCCTCCCACGGCCGTCTGTCCCCCGCTCAGCAGGGGCTCAAGAGGTCCGTTTGTAAGAAAACTGCAGACGCTGCTGCTAAACAGGGGGATCAGCCCGGGCCCCGTCGACGGTATCTTTGGAAGCGGGACGGAGGCTGCCGTGAAAAGGTTCCAGGCCCAGGCAGGCCTTTCGGTTACCGGGGTTGTCGATGTCAGTACCTGGACAGCCCTGGGCGTAAACTGCGGGGTTATACCACCAGCCCCGCCTGTTGTTCCACCTGTGACACCGCCCCAGCAGCACTTCTGCCCGATCCTCAGGCTTGGCGCCGTGGGGCCTGCCGTGAGGCTCCTGCAAAGGCTGTTAAGAGAAAGAGGATTTTATCGCGGGCCCATCGACGGTGATTTCGGGGGCAGAACCCAGCAGGCTGTGCGTGAATTCCAGCGCCGGCAGGGGCTTGCGGTTACCGGGGTTGTCAATGAGGCTACCTGGGAGGCGCTGGGCGTTGAATGCCATAAGGAGCCGCGGCCGCCTGCCGGGACTCCCATCGCGACTACAGTGGCGAGAGGCATAAGGCACATCCTGTATACAGACAGGCGGGTTTATGGGAGAGGAGAAAAGGTCAAAATTACACTTGTAAAAACCAACGTTACCGATGATGAGATAACCCTCCGTTACAGCACAAGTCAAATAATTGAAATAACCGTTACCAGCGGAGTCGGCACTGTTGTTTGGAAATACTCGGAAGGACGCCAGTTTTCCCAGTTTACCAGGATAATCACCATATACCCGGGCGGGACCCAGGTCATCAATGAGGAGTGGAACCAGCGGAACAATGCCGGGGTCCAGGTGCCCCCCGGCACGTACACCATTACTGTGGAAAACCTGGCTACCGGCGCCAGTCTTTCGGTGCAGGTTACGATTCGCTAA
- a CDS encoding QueT transporter family protein, protein MNTTKIVRVAVIAALYAAVTIILAPISYGMVQVRVSEALTVLPFIFPESILGLFLGCLIANIYGGLGMIDIVFGSLATLTAGYLTSKMPSLSLAPLPPVVVNAVVVGFILKYVLGTPLLLSMLYVGAGQFVSCYLLGLPLLYWLRRYNWTNR, encoded by the coding sequence GTGAATACCACTAAAATTGTGCGGGTTGCCGTGATCGCTGCCTTATATGCAGCCGTAACAATCATTCTTGCGCCGATCAGCTACGGGATGGTGCAGGTTCGTGTTTCGGAGGCGTTAACCGTGCTGCCTTTCATTTTCCCGGAGAGTATCCTGGGGTTGTTTTTGGGCTGCCTGATCGCCAACATTTACGGCGGCCTGGGAATGATTGACATTGTTTTTGGGAGCCTGGCTACCCTCACGGCAGGGTACCTGACCAGCAAGATGCCTTCCCTCTCCCTGGCGCCGCTGCCCCCGGTGGTGGTCAATGCGGTGGTGGTGGGGTTTATCCTGAAGTACGTGCTGGGAACCCCGCTTTTGCTGAGCATGCTTTATGTAGGGGCGGGGCAGTTCGTATCCTGCTACCTTCTCGGGCTGCCCCTCCTATACTGGCTGAGGCGTTACAACTGGACTAACAGATAG